A part of Arachis hypogaea cultivar Tifrunner chromosome 12, arahy.Tifrunner.gnm2.J5K5, whole genome shotgun sequence genomic DNA contains:
- the LOC112728314 gene encoding AT-hook motif nuclear-localized protein 22 produces the protein MDPVAAQGRPLPPPFLTRDLHLHPHHQFQPHHNLNNTNTNQTTDLNDQSRGQKRDRADDQNPATPPSTGDGKDPHSGGGESGEISRRPRGRPAGSKNKPKPPIIITRDSANALRSHVMEVANGCDIMESVTVFARRRQRGVCILSGSGTVTNVTLRQPASPGAVVTLHGRFEILSLSGSFLPPPAPPAASGLAIYLAGGQGQVVGGSVVGPLLAAGPVVIMAASFGNAAYERLPLEEEEGSVPVSGSGGGGLGSPGIVGQQPQPQPQPQQLVGGDPNSSSMFHGGVPQNLLNSCQLPAEGFWGGSGARPPF, from the coding sequence ATGGACCCAGTTGCAGCACAAGGAAGACCTCTACCGCCTCCTTTTCTTACCAGAGACCTTCATCTACACCCTCACCATCAATTTCAACCACACCATAatctcaacaacaccaacaccaaccaaACCACCGATTTGAATGACCAAAGCCGTGGCCAAAAGCGTGACCGTGCCGATGACCAGAACCCCGCCACCCCTCCTTCTACTGGAGACGGCAAGGATCCGCACTCCGGCGGAGGAGAATCCGGCGAGATCTCCAGGAGACCCAGGGGGAGACCAGCAGGCTCCAAGAACAAGCCTAAGCCACCCATCATCATCACAAGGGACAGTGCAAATGCTTTAAGATCTCATGTCATGGAAGTTGCAAACGGTTGTGACATCATGGAGAGTGTCACCGTCTTCGCGCGGCGGCGCCAACGCGGTGTCTGTATCCTCAGCGGCAGTGGAACGGTTACCAACGTCACTCTCCGGCAGCCGGCTTCGCCGGGTGCCGTAGTAACCCTACATGGTAGGTTTGAGATTCTGTCCCTGTCCGGATCATTCCTGCCGCCGCCGGCCCCGCCTGCAGCGTCAGGACTAGCCATATATCTGGCTGGTGGACAGGGACAGGTAGTAGGTGGGAGTGTGGTGGGCCCACTTTTGGCGGCCGGCCCGGTGGTGATCATGGCAGCCTCGTTCGGCAATGCAGCGTACGAGAGACTGCCACTAGAAGAGGAGGAGGGGTCCGTCCCCGTCTCTGGAAGCGGAGGCGGAGGACTAGGATCCCCTGGAATTGTAGGACAACAGCCACAGCCACAACCGCAACCGCAACAACTAGTGGGAGGAGATCCCAATAGTTCATCAATGTTTCATGGTGGAGTGCCTCAAAATCTTCTTAATTCATGCCAATTGCCAGCTGAAGGTTTCTGGGGTGGTTCCGGTGCACGTCCTCCCTTTTAA